A region from the Linepithema humile isolate Giens D197 chromosome 1, Lhum_UNIL_v1.0, whole genome shotgun sequence genome encodes:
- the LOC136997157 gene encoding uncharacterized protein isoform X2: MKYKQYLFKDVPIPRSTAYRQKNRTTKTVVQEHIEHDDEIMSSENNDKIMLSENDIMSSEDVIIFSEHDDDMLNENDTCLNSIHSSEEILVNVMDKESELCSSTNNHSGGEEESEASFCQQFCRINKEQNFWEEKSHQKRTICPCTKSTAEDVMLMCLTLGLRYNLSWLAQVDILKMINTMYGYETIPSSKYMYFNHIDRSGDIFKYHIFCPECEKYYGNKNNLTESIDCNCGNVISVNSSNYFLSIDLESQFKRLLKNTTIVDSLLTYRFNRSKINDIALEDIYDGAEYRKHFDNGNILSHLYNFSYSFNTDGIPMGKSCGKIIWPIYITINELPPKERS; the protein is encoded by the exons ATGAAGTACAAGCAGTATCTTTTCAAAGATGTTCCTATTCCTCGTAGTACTGCATATCGACAGAAAAATCGGACTACCAAGACTGTTGTGCAG gAACATATAGAACATGATGATGAAATTATGTCAagtgaaaataatgataaaattatgttaagtGAAAATGATATTATGTCAAGTGAAgatgtcattatttttagtGAACATGATGATGATATGttaaatgaaaatgatacTTGCCTTAACAGCATCCACAGTTCTGAAGAAATTCTTGTGAATGTGATGGATAag GAATCTGAATTATGTTCTTCAACAAATAATCATTCTGGAGGAGAGGAAGAATCTGAAGCATCTTTCTGTCAACAATTTTGTCGCAttaataaagaacaaaatttttgggaAGAAAAATCACATCAGAAACGTACCATTTGTCCGTGTACAAAATCAACTGCAGAAGACGTTATGCTTATGTGTTTGACTCTAggattaagatataatttatcgtGGCTAGCACAAGtagacattttaaaaatgataaatacaatGTATGGATATGAAACAATTCCAAGCTCCAAGTAcatgtattttaatcatatagaTCGATCAGGtgacattttcaaatatcacattttttgtccagaatgtgaaaaatattatggaAATAAGAATAACTTAACAGAATCTATCGATTGCAACTGTGGAAATGTTATCAGTGTTAACTcctcaaattattttttatccatAGATTTAGAATCTCAATTCAAGAGACTTcttaaaaatacaacaattgTTGATTCCCTTCTAACTTATAGATTTAATCGTTCAAAAATTAACGATATTGCTTTAGAAGATATCTATGATGGAGCAGAATATAGAAAACACTTTGATAATGGAAATATTCTTTCAcatctttataatttctcgTACTCGTTTAATACTGATGGTATTCCTATGGGTAAATCTTGTGGCAAAATAATATGGCCCATTTATATTACGATAAATGAACTGCCGCCAAAAGAAAGGAGTTAA
- the LOC136997157 gene encoding uncharacterized protein isoform X1 gives MALIGVEFLSDEEGGGGLGIVHKSWLTPLKKESFWPRHIKQQHLFDKCLKKGEQPGDQWQLYKIKRVFFETDDLIKANTKIRKLQLTSDIGSEIEENQVTLKRKRKCPKRLQSSSEEEEENNNYLKTKKSSAILAHPPPVQPLVQQEIFMSDSGEFLERNLFEEAENNCNDSRVTKVKSTPTPRRLLSELNYRGNCDNRIRIPSTPRQSRSYYHDNSCFETEDVLTNETTNINNKIILKLITYVKRQNDQILKQGEEIIKSLKNKQGLLESAIYELPELPVSLPIKSLEDVIRIEEHLIDDANLSTLSLYLSTLGGHNLTTKINTILRKIFSNEVAIKYSFFGTRNGKKSFSALRLHRLIIRAVQFSSPNTPESNINDNIKIWLKHSPQRLSLERKRNAR, from the exons atggcTTTAATCGgcgtagaatttttatcagaCGAAGAAGGTGGAGGTGGTCTTGGCATTGTGCACAAATCATGGTTAACACCGCttaaaaaagaatcattttGGCCACGACACATTAAGCAGCAGCATTTATTTGACAAGTGTTTGAAAAAGGGTGAGCAACCAGGTGACCAGTGGCAACTGTATAAAATCAAAAGAGTATTTTTTGAAACAG atgacTTAATTAAGGCCAATaccaaaattagaaaattgcaGCTTACGTCTGACATAGGCAGTGAAATAGAAGAAAATCAAGTAACTttaaaacgaaaaagaaaatgtccGAAACGACTTCAAAGTAGTAgtgaagaggaagaggaaaataataattatttaaaaacgaaGAAGTCGTCAGCAATTCTTGCACATCCTCCGCCTGTGCAACCTCTGGTACAACAAGAGATTTTTATGTCTG ATAGTGGAGAATTCTTGGAGCGTAATCTTTTTGAAGAAGCGGAGAACAACTGTAATGATAGTAGag taacaaaagtaaaaagcaCACCTACTCCTCGAAGATTACTGTCTGAGCTTAATTACCGTGGCAACTGTGATAATA gaatAAGAATACCTTCAACTCCAAGACAATCTAGGTCTTACTATCATGACAATTCTTGTTTTGAAACTGAAGACGTGTTGACTAATG AAACTACAAATATcaacaacaaaattatattaaaattaatcacataCGTCAAACGACAAAATgaccaaattttaaaacaaggtgaagaaattatcaaatctttaaaaaataaacaaggaCTGCTTGAATCTGCTATCTATGAGCTCCCAGAATTGCCTGTTAGTCTACCGATTAAAAGTTTGGAAGATGTTATTAGAATTGAAGAACATCTAATAGACGATGCCAATCTTTCTACtcta agCTTATATTTATCTACTCTGGGAGGACACAACCTAACGACCAAAATCAATACCATTCTTCGCAAAATTTTCTCGAACGAAGTCGccataaaatatagtttttttggTACAAGAAATGGGAAGAAATCATTTTCTGCATTACGGTTACATAGATTGATAATAC GTGCAGTGCAATTTTCGTCACCAAACACTCCTGAAAGTAACATCAACGACAACATCAAGATATGGTTAAAACATTCTCCCCAACGTTTGTCTctagaaagaaagagaaatgctagataa